From the Bacteroidota bacterium genome, the window CAATACGAATATTTTGACAATCACTTATTTTATTATAATATAATGGTGGCTTAATTATTTTTCCAAGCATATCAAATATTTGAATTTCAGCATTTTCAAATTCTCCGTTAATTGCAACATTTACATAATCCGAAACAGGATTAGGATAAACGTTAACTTTTACATCAGAAAAATAATCTTTTTTTACTCCAAGGAAAATTATAGGACCTTGTTGAAATCCCTGAGTAATTATTTTTCCTGAATTTCTAA encodes:
- a CDS encoding T9SS type A sorting domain-containing protein; this encodes MKKSLILNIFIFFWIVANGQSLGPTVIASTGADLSANGIRISATVGEMAVQTFRNSGKIITQGFQQGPIIFLGVKKDYFSDVKVNVYPNPVSDYVNVAINGEFENAEIQIFDMLGKIIKPPLYYNKISDCQNIRIDLSEIKRGAYLIRVFDNNKKLFSDFKILKVR